One Malus domestica chromosome 11, GDT2T_hap1 genomic region harbors:
- the LOC103447003 gene encoding transcription initiation factor TFIID subunit 7, which produces MEEQFVLRVPPSVAERLDRLLGDNASTDDKSLDLSFEEDGRTGTFVVGNDHFPASLFDLPCVVESFKTYDDSVLIKTADIGQMIMVRDPSDPAPDTVEYRHGLTPPMRDARKRRFRREPDLNPELVRRVEEDLLNISTSGPADNIDVEAAEQEKDGDGNARNASKKPVEEPVSQPDVPEAATNAGDPDRSDSDESDDSI; this is translated from the exons ATGGAGGAGCAGTTCGTGCTCAGAGTCCCACCTTCTGTTGCAGAGCGACTGGACCGCCTTCTGGGCGACAACGCTTCTACTGACGACAAGTCGTTGGATTTGTCTTTCGAAG AGGATGGCAGGACTGGCACATTTGTCGTTGGCAATGACCATTTCCCTGCATCACTGTTTGATCTTCCTTGTGTTGTGGAGTCCTTCAAAACATATGATGATAGCGTGTTAATTAAGACTGCAGACATTGGTCAG ATGATTATGGTTAGAGATCCGAGTGATCCAGCTCCAGATACAGTAGAGTACAGGCATGGTCTCACCCCTCCAATGAGGGATGCTCGAAAGCGAAGGTTTCGCAGGGAACCTGATCTCAAT CCTGAGCTTGTCCGGCGTGTTGAGGAAGATCTACTGAATATTAGTACAAGCGGACCAGCTGATAATATTGAT GTTGAAGCAGCTGAGCAAGAAAAGGATGGAGACGGAAATGCTCGTAATGCAAGTAAAAAGCCTGTTGAAGAACCTGTATCACAACCTGATGTTCCAGAGGCAGCTACAAATGCTGGAGATCCCGATAGAAGTGACTCTGATGAATCCGACGATTCAATTTAA
- the LOC103412646 gene encoding serine/arginine-rich SC35-like splicing factor SCL30A — protein MRGRSYSPSPPPPPPRGGYGRRGQRSPSPRGRYSGGRGSGRDLPTSLLVRNLRHDCRPEDLRRPFGQFGVLKDIYLPKDYYTGEPRGFGFVQFVEPADAEEAKYQMDGQLLLGREVTVVFAEENRKKPSDMRHRERSSSRTTSRYRDRRRSPPRYSRSPRYSRSPPPRRARSRSHSRGYYSPPKRRDYSRSVSPQERRYSREKSFSRSPPPYEGSRSRSQSPVRGPSRSRSRSHSPRRNIRRSRSPINEGHPRAPIGDRSPSP, from the exons ATGAGGGGACGGAGTTACAGTCCATCACCACCTCCACCACCCCCAAGGGGAGGATATGGTAGGAGGGGACAACGAAGTCCTAGCCCCAGGGGTCGCTATAGCGGTGGTCGCGGTAGTGGTAGAGATCTTCCTACAAGCCTTCTAGTTCGTAACCTTCGCCATGATTGCAG GCCAGAAGATCTCCGCAGGCCATTTGGGCAATTTGGCGTGCTTAAGGACATCTACCTGCCGAAGGATTACTATACTGG GGAGCCTCGTGGCTTTGGTTTTGTCCAGTTTGTTGAACCTGCTGATGCTGAAGAGGCTAAATATCAAATGGATGGTCAGCTTCTTCTTGGTCGGGAGGTAACTGTTGTATTTGCAGAGGAGAACAGGAAGAAGCCATCTGATATGAGGCATAGGGAGCGTTCAAG CTCCAGGACTACTAGTCGATATCGTGATCGAAGACGGTCTCCTCCTCGCTATTCTCGCTCTCCACGATATTCCCGTTCTCCACCTCCACGCCGTGCAAGATCTCGATCTCACAGCCGTGGTTATTACTCTCCTCCAAAACGAAGGGATTATTCCAG ATCTGTCTCACCCCAAGAGAGAAGGTACAGCAGGGAGAAGTCGTTTTCTCGATCTCCTCCACCATATGAGGGGTCAAGGAGCCGTAGTCAGAGCCCAGTTAGGGGTCCAAGCCGGAGCAGAAGCAGAAGCCATAGTCCAAGGCGGAACATAAGAAGAAGCCGAAGCCCTATCAATGAAGGTCACCCGAGGGCACCAATTGGAGACAGATCTCCTAGTCCATGA
- the LOC103412647 gene encoding glucan endo-1,3-beta-glucosidase 4-like, whose amino-acid sequence MMREKWIGGVLLLLVGMFTDVQGAFIGINIGTDVSDLPSETDTVALLKAHQITHVRLYNADAHILKALSNSGIEVMVGITNEEVLSVGESSSAAAAWINKNVAAYLPSTNITAIAVGSEVITSIPHAAPVLVDAMNYLHKALVASNLNFQVKVSTPQSMDIIPKPFPPSTATFNYSWGHTIYQILQFIKNTNSYYMLNAYPYYGYTNGDGIFPLDYALFRPLPSVKQIVDPNTVFHYNSMFDAMVDATYYSIEDFNFSGISVVVTETGWPWFGGSKEPDANTGNAQTYTNNLIRRVLNDSGPPSQPKLPINTYIYELFNEDKRPGPVSEKNWGVLYTNGSAVYPLSLSDSSQITGNSSGVFCTAKANADPDKLQDGINWACGQGGANCTPIQRGQRCYLPDTIVNHASYAYNDYYQKMKSAGGTCDFDDTAIISTVDPSYGACKFSGSSNSSKFTGLTPASVAPSTAVGGWSSNRQVSNLQYLIPAAFLALLLL is encoded by the exons ATGATGCGTGAAAAATGGATTGGAGGCGTGCTTCTCCTTCTAGTTGGCATGTTTACTGATGTACAAG GTGCATTCATAGGGATAAACATTGGGACCGATGTTTCGGACCTTCCATCTGAGACAGATACAGTTGCACTCCTTAAAGCCCATCAAATTACACATGTGCGCCTCTACAATGCTGATGCTCACATACTGAAAGCCCTTTCAAACAGTGGAATTGAAGTAATGGTAGGTATCACAAATGAGGAAGTCCTAAGTGTTGGAGAGTCTTCATCAGCAGCAGCTGCCTGGATTAACAAAAATGTTGCAGCTTATTTGCCCTCAACCAATATTACCGCCATTGCTGTTGGCAGTGAGGTCATTACCTCAATCCCTCATGCTGCGCCAGTTTTGGTCGATGCTATGAACTACCTTCATAAAGCCTTAGTTGCTTCAAACCTAAATTTTCAGGTCAAAGTTTCAACTCCACAATCCATGGATATAATCCCAAAGCCTTTCCCCCCGTCCACTGCCACCTTTAATTACTCATGGGGACACACCATTTACCAAATCCTTCAGTTTATTAAAAACACGAATTCCTATTACATGCTAAATGCGTATCCTTATTATGGTTACACCAATGGGGATGGAATTTTCCCGCTTGATTATGCTCTTTTCCGACCACTTCCCTCTGTCAAGCAGATTGTTGACCCGAACACTGTTTTCCACTATAACAGCATGTTTGATGCTATGGTGGACGCCACCTATTATTCTATAGAGGATTTCAATTTCTCTGGGATCTCTGTTGTTGTCACCGAGACTGGTTGGCCATGGTTTGGCGGATCCAAAGAGCCCGATGCCAACACAGGAAATGCTCAGACCTACACCAATAATTTGATTCGACGAGTTTTAAATGATTCAGGTCCACCCAGCCAGCCAAAGTTGCCCATCAACACGTACATTTACGAGTTGTTCAACGAAGACAAGAGGCCAGGGCCAGTGTCAGAGAAAAACTGGGGTGTGCTGTATACGAATGGGTCTGCTGTGTATCCTTTAAGTTTGAGTGATTCCAGTCAAATTACTGGGAATTCTTCAGGGGTTTTCTGCACGGCGAAAGCTAATGCAGATCCAGATAAGTTGCAGGATGGCATAAACTGGGCTTGTGGGCAAGGTGGGGCTAACTGCACTCCCATTCAACGAGGGCAGCGGTGTTATCTCCCCGATACTATTGTAAATCATGCTTCATATGCTTATAATGACTATTATCAAAAGATGAAAAGTGCTGGCGGAACATGTGACTTTGATGACACCGCCATAATATCTACTGTTGATCCAA GCTATGGCGCGTGTAAATTTTCCGGAAG TTCTAATTCAAGCAAATTTACGGGACTTACACCAGCGTCAGTTGCACCTTCAACCGCTGTTGGAGGCTGGAGTTCGAATCGACAAGTTTCCAATCTTCAATATCTCATTCCGGCAGCATTTCTCGCATTGCTATTGCTTTGA